The following DNA comes from Oncorhynchus clarkii lewisi isolate Uvic-CL-2024 chromosome 22, UVic_Ocla_1.0, whole genome shotgun sequence.
TTTTTCTCAACAACTTATTCACAATTCCCTGTCCACAGAATGACATTCATAAGGGAAATGATAAACTACAAGTCTCTTTATTACCATGTTCAGTTATGGAGTGATATTGTCTGTCTTCTCTCCTTGTTATTGAAAGGACAAACTAACATGTCATTTTCCATCCTCTACTCTGCTTCTAGGTTCCATGAGCACTGGAGGTTTGTTCTGCAGCGCCTGGCCTTCCTGGCAGCGTTCGTGGTCTACCTGGAGAGTGAGTCTCTGGTGACACGCGAAGAAGTGGCACAAATACTAGGAAGTAGGTGTCAGTTCATTTGGGTGCCTTTGTTTTAGCTCGCCCGGTACCCCAGTGGATGGAGTTTGAACATTTTAGACCATTCCAATGTTAAATCTCCGCCCACCCAGTGCACTAGGCAAGCTAAAACGAATGTACCCATTACCTTGAGTTGAACTTTTCTCAAGGCAATGGGTGCATTTGCAGACTGTTCCTCTGTCAATCGGCAGTCAGGTAGTGCTGTGGTAGTCATACATTTTCCCTATTTATTATAGTTgaggtggtgagagagaagggATTCCATCTGGATGTTGAGGACTACCTGGCAGGTGTGCTGATCATGGCCAGTGAACTGGTGAGAATGAATTGAGTGGCATTGTACCATTTTAATATATCAGTACATTGGTTTATACAAAATGTACATATGTTTTTTTCgataatatatgatggttaattaAAATGATTATTTACATGAATAAACTCACCTGTTCTCTCTAGTCTCGCCTGGCAGTCAACAGCGTCACAGCAGGGGACTATAGCCGGCCCCTCCGCATCTCCAACTTCATCAACGAGCTGGACTCAGGCTTCCGCCTGCTCAACCTCAAGAATGACCCCCTGCGTAAGCGCTACGATGGCCTCAAGTACGATGTGAAGAAGATAGAGGAGGTGGTCTACGACCTGTCTATCCGCGGCTTGTCCAAGGAGCTGGAGGCTGGGGGAGACAAGTAGAGCTGAGGATGTGGGGCCAGGGCGCTACCCTAGGCTGGGACCTGACCTCTCCATGACTGGGACAGTGGAGTCTTGACCTGCAGGAATAGGAGGTCTGTGGCCCCCACAGCCTAGGACAGACTGATGTGTGTTTGTAGAAGTGCATGTGAGGGAATGAGTCTGTCAGTGGGATTGAAAAGCCTTTTATATAAAGGCACAGTTGTTTGAAGGGGAGGGGTTGTTACAGTTTGATACTGGTGATTGGAAATGTTCATTTAATGTCCAACATACTGTATGCCTGTTAAGTTTGCTGTTTTTGCTtttcatatattttgtacagGTCACCATCTATGTATTGAATTATTCATGTTCATTTCATTTTAGGGGGTGCTGACAGGGTGTACATTTCCATCCAAGAGAAAATAAATTGTTATGACTACGATGTTGAAAAAGTGCTTAATTTTTGAGTTGAGCAAATAAAACATTTGGTTGTTGTGCTGTTTTTCTACCAAAAACCATCTGATATAACATAACACGAGCTTGCGTTTGGCTAGTTTAGTCTGTTCTGTTCACGGGTTGATGTCTCAATGTTAAAACATCCAGCAAAGAAACGGCAAGGGGGAAGTGCAGATCTAAGGCCACTTGATTCTACGTGTCTGGCTTTCTTATTTGCCATTTCCGCCATGTTCTTGCTTGCAATTCATATCTCCTCATTTAGTAATAACTGTTGTGACTCCAGACTAATTTCCTGTTCTTTACTCTGATTTCCTTAAACATTGCATCTCTTTCTCAAGTCTTCCCTTAATTTCTTATTTTCTGTTCggtctcctctgtctttctcaaTATAGAGGGAAGCAAGGAGAGAACGAGGAACCTAAAGAGCCAGGGTTAATGTCA
Coding sequences within:
- the LOC139380835 gene encoding translin-like, which gives rise to MSVPEMFSYIQGFLSADQEIREDIRKVVQVLEQTAREILTLLQSVHQPSGFKEIPSKCQKARELFCTVRTHLGELKTKFPVDQYYRFHEHWRFVLQRLAFLAAFVVYLESESLVTREEVAQILGIEVVREKGFHLDVEDYLAGVLIMASELSRLAVNSVTAGDYSRPLRISNFINELDSGFRLLNLKNDPLRKRYDGLKYDVKKIEEVVYDLSIRGLSKELEAGGDK